A stretch of the Uranotaenia lowii strain MFRU-FL chromosome 3, ASM2978415v1, whole genome shotgun sequence genome encodes the following:
- the LOC129755010 gene encoding lectizyme-like yields the protein MERIFLLILIVSLFGMLPKVTSDHTSTSRQSSTKVVGGQEASFGEFPYLVSVQWNFGNESKPVHFCAGTIIARDWILTAAHCRETSFETGWLEIVAGEFDLESADDGFEQRSNVSEFLVHEKRSPGFVGPNDIALIRLQSPVQLNERVSTVRLDWRKTPISGRATLPGWGSISSTIEQIYPAKLHKVELPVFPYDVCLQYFPLFNPLEDTNFCAGEMSGTANACHRDSGGPLIQEVDNIATQIGIVSWGALPCTAYRSPTVITWVAIFKEWVRMKVGELDI from the exons ATGGAACGAATATTTTTGCTGATTTTGATTGTGAGCCTGTTCGGGATGCTTCCGAAGGTCACATCCGACCATACGTCAACTTCTCGTCAATCAAGCACCAAAGTTGTGGGTGGTCAGGAAGCATCCTTTGGAGAATTTCCCTATCTAGTTTCGGTGCAGTGGAACTTCGGAAACGAATCGAAACCGGTTCACTTTTGCGCCGGGACTATCATCGCACGTGATTGGATTCTAACGGCGGCGCACTGCCGGGAGACGTCGTTCGAAACCGGTTGGCTGGAGATCGTTGCTGGAGAGTTCGATTTGGAGAGCGCAGATGATGGATTCGAGCAGCGCTCGAATGTGAGCGAGTTTTTAGTACACGAAAAACGCTCTCCGGGATTCGTAGGACCGAATGATATAGCACTG ATACGATTACAAAGCCCTGTGCAGTTGAACGAACGAGTTTCAACGGTCCGACTGGATTGGCGAAAGACACCTATTTCTGGACGTGCTACGCTTCCTGGTTGGGGATCTATTTCAAGTACCATCGAGCAAATATATCCTGCGAAGCTTCATAAGGTGGAACTACCGGTTTTCCCCTATGACGTCTGTCTGCAATATTTTCCACTGTTCAACCCACTTGAGGACACTAATTTTTGTGCCGGGGAAATGAGTGGAACTGCGAATGCCTGTCATCGTGATTCGGGAGGACCTTTGATACAAGAAGTAGACAATATTGCGACGCAAATTGGTATAGTATCTTGGGGTGCGTTACCCTGCACAGCTTATCGCAGTCCAACGGTCATCACTTGGGTCGCCATTTTCAAGGAGTGGGTTCGGATGAAAGTTGGCGAGCttgatatttaa